The genomic interval GCTCTGTTCGATCGCCTGAACTCCCGTGAGCTTCCAGCGGGCTACGCTGACGAGCTCCCAACATGGGATGCAGATGAGAAGGGCGTCGCAACTCGTAAGGCTTCCGAGGCTGCACTTCAGGCACTGGGCAAGACCCTTCCTGAGCTGTGGGGCGGTTCCGCTGACCTCGCAGGTTCCAACAACACCGTGATCAAGGGCTCCCCTTCCTTCGGCCCTGAGTCCATCTCCACCGAGACCTGGTCTGCTGAGCCTTACGGCCGTAACCTGCACTTCGGTATCCGTGAGCACGCTATGGGATCCATCCTCAACGGCATTTCCCTCCACGGTGGCACCCGCCCATACGGCGGAACCTTCCTCATCTTCTCCGACTACATGCGTCCTGCAGTTCGTCTTGCAGCTCTCATGGAGACCGACGCTTACTACGTCTGGACCCACGACTCCATCGGTCTGGGCGAAGATGGCCCAACCCACCAGCCTGTTGAAACCTTGGCTGCACTGCGCGCCATCCCAGGTCTGTCCGTCCTGCGTCCTGCAGATGCGAACGAGACCGCCCAGGCTTGGGCTGCAGCACTTGAGTACAAGGAAGGCCCTAAGGGTCTTGCACTGACCCGCCAGAACGTTCCTGTTCTGGAAGGCACCAAGGAGAAGGCTGCTGAAGGCGTTCGCCGCGGTGGCTACGTCCTGGTTGAGGGTTCCAAGGAAACCCCAGATGTGATCCTCATGGGCTCCGGCTCCGAGGTTCAGCTTGCAGTTAACGCTGCGAAGGCTCTGGAAGCTGAGGGCGTTGCAGCTCGCGTTGTTTCCGTTCCTTGCATGGATTGGTTCCAGGAGCAGGACGCAGAGTACATCGAGTCCGTTCTGCCTGCAGCTGTGACCGCTCGTGTGTCTGTTGAAGCTGGCATCGCAATGCCTTGGTACCGCTTCTTGGGCACCCAGGGCCGTGCTGTCTCCCTTGAGCACTTCGGTGCTTCTGCGGATTACCAGACCCTGTTTGAGAAGTTCGGCATCACCACCGATGCAGTCGTGGCAGCGGCCAAGGACTCCATTAACGGTTAATTGCCCTGCTGTTTTTAGCTTCAACCCGGGGCAATATGATTCTCCGGAATTTTATTGCCCCGGGTTGTTGTTGTTAATCGGTACAAAGGGTCTTAAGCACATCCCTTACTTGCCTGCTCTCCTTGAGCACAGTTCAAGAACAATTCTTTTAAGGAAAATTTAGTTTCATGTCTCACATTGATGATCTTGCACAGCTCGGCACTTCCACTTGGCTCGACGACCTCTCCCGCGAGCGCATTACTTCCGGCAATCTCAGCCAGGTTATTGAGGAAAAGTCTGTAGTCGGTGTCACCACCAACCCAGCTATTTTCGCAGCAGCAATGTCCAAGGGCGATTCCTACGACGCTCAGATCGCAGAGCTCAAGGCCGCTGGCGCATCTGTTGACCAGGCTGTTTACGCCATGAGCATCGACGACGTTCGCAATGCTTGTGATCTGTTCACCGGCATCTTCGAGTCCTCCAACGGCTACGACGGCCGCGTGTCCATCGAGGTTGACCCACGTATCTCTGCTGACCGCGACGCAACCCTGGCTCAGGCCAAGGAGCTGTGGGCAAAGGTTGATCGTCCAAACGTCATGATCAAGATCCCTGCAACCCCAGGTTCTTTGCCAGCAATCACCGACGCTTTGGCTGAGGGCATCAGCGTTAACGTCACCTTGATCTTCTCCGTTGCTCGCTACCGCGAGGTCATCGCTGCGTTCATCGAGGGCATCAAGCAGGCTGCTGCAAACGGCCACGACGTCTCCAAGATCCACTCTGTGGCTTCCTTCTTCGTCTCCCGCGTCGACGTTGAGATCGACAAGCGCCTCGAGGCAATCGGATCCGATGAGGCTTTGGCTCTGCGCGGCAAGGCAGGCGTTGCCAACGCTCAGCGCGCTTACGCTGTGTACAAGGAGCTTTTCGACGCCGCCGAGCTGCCTGAAGGTGCCAACACTCAGCGCCCACTGTGGGCATCCACCGGCGTGAAGAACCCTGCGTACGCTGCAACTCTTTACGTTTCCGAGCTGGCTGGTCCAAACACCGTCAACACCATGCCAGAAGGCACCATCGACGCGGTTCTGGAGCAGGGCAACCTGCACGGTGACACCCTGTCCAACTCCGCGGCAGAAGCTGACGCTGTGTTCTCCCAGCTTGAGGCTCTGGGCGTTGACTTGGCAGATGTCTTCCAGGTCCTGGAGACCGAGGGTGTGGACAAGTTCGTTGCTTCTTGGAGCGAACTGCTTGAGTCCATGGAAGCTCGCCTGAAGTAGAATCAGCACGCTGCATCAGTAACGGCGACATGAAATCGAATTAGTTCGATCTTATGTGGCCGTTACACATCTTTCATTAAAGAAAGGATCGTGACACTACCATCGTGAGCACAAACACGACCCCCTCCAGCTGGACAAACCCACTGCGCGACCCGCAGGATAAACGACTCCCCCGCATCGCTGGCCCTTCCGGCATGGTGATCTTCGGTGTCACTGGCGACTTGGCTCGAAAGAAGCTGCTCCCCGCCATTTATGATCTAGCAAACCGCGGATTGCTGCCCCCAGGATTCTCGTTGGTAGGTTACGGCCGCCGCGAATGGTCCAAAGAAGACTTTGAAAAATACGTACGCGATGCCGCAAGTGCTGGTGCTCGTACGGAATTCCGTGAAAATGTTTGGGAGCGCCTCGCCGAGGGTATGGAATTTGTTCGCGGCAACTTTGATGATGATGCAGCTTTCGACAACCTCGCTGCAACACTCAAGCGCATCGACAAAACCCGCGGCACCGCCGGCAACTGGGCTTACTACCTGTCCATTCCACCAGATTCCTTCACAGCGGTCTGCCACCAGCTGGAGCGTTCCGGCATGGCTGAATCCACCGAAGAAGCATGGCGCCGCGTGATCATCGAGAAGCCTTTCGGCCACAACCTCGAATCCGCACACGAGCTCAACCAGCTGGTCAACGCAGTCTTCCCAGAATCTTCTGTGTTCCGCATCGACCACTATTTGGGCAAGGAAACAGTTCAAAACATCCTGGCTCTGCGTTTTGCTAACCAGCTGTTTGAGCCACTGTGGAACTCCAACTACGTTGACCACGTCCAGATCACCATGGCTGAAGATATTGGCTTGGGTGGACGTGCTGGTTACTACGACGGCATCGGCGCAGCCCGCGACGTCATCCAGAACCACCTGATCCAGCTCTTGGCTCTGGTTGCCATGGAAGAACCAATTTCTTTCGTGCCAGCGCAGCTGCAGGCAGAAAAGATCAAGGTGCTCTCTGCGACAAAGCCGTGCTACCCATTGGATAAAACCTCCGCTCGTGGTCAGTACGCTGCCGGTTGGCAGGGCTCTGAGTTAGTCAAGGGACTTCGCGAAGAAGATGGCTTCAACCCTGAGTCCACCACTGAGACTTTTGCGGCTTGTACCTTAGAGATCACGTCTCGTCGCTGGGCTGGTGTGCCGTTCTACCTGCGCACCGGTAAGCGTCTTGGTCGCCGTGTTACTGAGATTGCCGTGGTGTTTAAAGACGCACCACACCAGCCTTTCGACGGCGACATGACTGTATCCCTTGGCCAAAACGCCATCGTGATTCGCGTGCAGCCTGATGAAGGTGTGCTCATCCGCTTCGGTTCCAAGGTTCCAGGTTCTGCCATGGAAGTCCGTGACGTCAACATGGACTTCTCCTACTCAGAATCCTTCACTGAAGAATCACCTGAAGCATACGAGCGCCTCATTTTGGATGCGCTGTTAGATGAATCCAGCCTCTTCCCTACCAACGAGGAAGTGGAACTGAGCTGGAAGATTCTGGATCCAATTCTTGAAGCATGGGATGCCGATGGAGAACCAGAGGATTACCCAGCGGGTACGTGGGGTCCAAAGAGCGCTGATGAAATGCTTTCCCGCAACGGTCACACCTGGCGCAGGCCATAATTTAGGGGCAAAAAATGATCTTTGAACTTCCGGATACCACCACCCAGCAAATTTCCAAGACCCTAACTCGACTGCGTGAATCGGGCACCCAGGTCACCACCGGCCGAGTGCTCACCCTCATCGTGGTCACTGACTCCGAAAGCGATGTCGCTGCAGTTACCGAGTCCACCAATGAAGCCTCGCGCGAGCACCCATCTCGCGTGATCATTTTGGTGGTTGGCGATAAAACTGCAGAAAACAAAGTTGACGCAGAAGTCCGTATCGGTGGCGACGCTGGTGCTTCCGAGATGATCATCATGCATCTCAACGGACCTGTCGCTGACAAGCTCCAGTATGTCGTCACACCACTGTTGCTTCCTGACACCCCCATCGTTGCTTGGTGGCCA from Corynebacterium glutamicum ATCC 13032 carries:
- the tkt gene encoding transketolase, with amino-acid sequence MTLSPELQALTVRNYPSDWSDVDTKAVDTVRVLAADAVENCGSGHPGTAMSLAPLAYTLYQRVMNVDPQDTNWAGRDRFVLSCGHSSLTQYIQLYLGGFGLEMDDLKALRTWDSLTPGHPEYRHTKGVEITTGPLGQGLASAVGMAMAARRERGLFDPTAAEGESPFDHHIYVIASDGDLQEGVTSEASSIAGTQQLGNLIVFWDDNRISIEDNTEIAFNEDVVARYKAYGWQTIEVEAGEDVAAIEAAVAEAKKDTKRPTFIRVRTIIGFPAPTMMNTGAVHGAALGAAEVAATKTELGFDPEAHFAIDDEVIAHTRSLAERAAQKKAAWQVKFDEWAAANPENKALFDRLNSRELPAGYADELPTWDADEKGVATRKASEAALQALGKTLPELWGGSADLAGSNNTVIKGSPSFGPESISTETWSAEPYGRNLHFGIREHAMGSILNGISLHGGTRPYGGTFLIFSDYMRPAVRLAALMETDAYYVWTHDSIGLGEDGPTHQPVETLAALRAIPGLSVLRPADANETAQAWAAALEYKEGPKGLALTRQNVPVLEGTKEKAAEGVRRGGYVLVEGSKETPDVILMGSGSEVQLAVNAAKALEAEGVAARVVSVPCMDWFQEQDAEYIESVLPAAVTARVSVEAGIAMPWYRFLGTQGRAVSLEHFGASADYQTLFEKFGITTDAVVAAAKDSING
- the tal gene encoding transaldolase; its protein translation is MSHIDDLAQLGTSTWLDDLSRERITSGNLSQVIEEKSVVGVTTNPAIFAAAMSKGDSYDAQIAELKAAGASVDQAVYAMSIDDVRNACDLFTGIFESSNGYDGRVSIEVDPRISADRDATLAQAKELWAKVDRPNVMIKIPATPGSLPAITDALAEGISVNVTLIFSVARYREVIAAFIEGIKQAAANGHDVSKIHSVASFFVSRVDVEIDKRLEAIGSDEALALRGKAGVANAQRAYAVYKELFDAAELPEGANTQRPLWASTGVKNPAYAATLYVSELAGPNTVNTMPEGTIDAVLEQGNLHGDTLSNSAAEADAVFSQLEALGVDLADVFQVLETEGVDKFVASWSELLESMEARLK
- the zwf gene encoding glucose-6-phosphate dehydrogenase is translated as MSTNTTPSSWTNPLRDPQDKRLPRIAGPSGMVIFGVTGDLARKKLLPAIYDLANRGLLPPGFSLVGYGRREWSKEDFEKYVRDAASAGARTEFRENVWERLAEGMEFVRGNFDDDAAFDNLAATLKRIDKTRGTAGNWAYYLSIPPDSFTAVCHQLERSGMAESTEEAWRRVIIEKPFGHNLESAHELNQLVNAVFPESSVFRIDHYLGKETVQNILALRFANQLFEPLWNSNYVDHVQITMAEDIGLGGRAGYYDGIGAARDVIQNHLIQLLALVAMEEPISFVPAQLQAEKIKVLSATKPCYPLDKTSARGQYAAGWQGSELVKGLREEDGFNPESTTETFAACTLEITSRRWAGVPFYLRTGKRLGRRVTEIAVVFKDAPHQPFDGDMTVSLGQNAIVIRVQPDEGVLIRFGSKVPGSAMEVRDVNMDFSYSESFTEESPEAYERLILDALLDESSLFPTNEEVELSWKILDPILEAWDADGEPEDYPAGTWGPKSADEMLSRNGHTWRRP